In the Bacillota bacterium genome, one interval contains:
- a CDS encoding cation:proton antiporter regulatory subunit yields the protein MASICECDLPGIGRKFQIQTRTGDKLVVVIHDDGRREMYHFSSGDPEQAVSVVTLDDEEARAVAGILGGLTYRPRALEDVEITFDQMVVEWYRVGPGAAAVGKTIGELDVRQSTGATVIAIIEPDRTKKLNPGPEQVVREGSTLLVMGDRKQVEAVKKLVLAGR from the coding sequence ATGGCTTCCATATGCGAGTGCGACCTGCCGGGGATCGGCCGCAAGTTCCAGATCCAGACCCGCACCGGGGACAAGCTGGTGGTGGTTATCCACGACGATGGCAGGCGAGAAATGTATCATTTCAGTTCGGGCGATCCCGAACAGGCCGTATCAGTGGTGACCCTGGACGACGAGGAGGCTCGGGCTGTGGCGGGGATACTGGGAGGCCTCACCTATCGACCCAGAGCTCTCGAGGACGTGGAGATCACCTTTGACCAGATGGTGGTGGAGTGGTACAGGGTGGGGCCGGGAGCGGCCGCGGTGGGCAAGACCATCGGGGAGCTTGACGTGCGCCAGAGCACGGGTGCCACCGTAATCGCCATCATCGAGCCGGACCGCACCAAGAAGCTCAACCCGGGACCCGAGCAGGTGGTCAGGGAGGGGTCGACCCTCCTGGTCATGGGTGACCGGAAACAGGTGGAGGCGGTGAAGAAGCTCGTCCTGGCCGGGAGGTGA